From a region of the Enterobacter cancerogenus genome:
- the glpG gene encoding rhomboid family intramembrane serine protease GlpG, producing the protein MLMITSFTNPRVAQAFVDYMATQGVILTLQQHTQTDVWLADESQAARVNEELARFLENPADPRYLAASWQSGQTGSGLQYRRFPFIATLRERAGPFTLLLMAACILVFIIMNVVGDQPVMLALAWPYDPSLQFDVWRYFTHTLMHFSVMHILFNLLWWWYLGGIVEKRLGSGKLIVLTVISALLSGYVQHKFSGPWFGGLSGVVYALMGYVWLRGERDPDSGIYLQRGLIAFALIWLIAGWFDLFGMSIANGAHVTGLAVGLAMAFADTLHARKRT; encoded by the coding sequence ATGTTGATGATCACCTCCTTTACCAACCCGCGCGTCGCCCAGGCGTTTGTCGACTATATGGCGACGCAGGGCGTTATCCTTACCCTTCAGCAGCATACGCAAACCGACGTCTGGCTCGCCGACGAAAGCCAGGCCGCACGCGTCAACGAGGAGCTGGCGCGTTTCCTTGAGAATCCCGCCGACCCGCGCTACCTCGCCGCGAGCTGGCAGTCCGGCCAGACGGGAAGCGGGCTGCAATACCGTCGTTTTCCTTTTATCGCCACGCTGCGCGAACGCGCCGGGCCGTTTACGCTGCTGCTGATGGCGGCCTGTATTCTGGTCTTTATCATTATGAACGTGGTCGGCGACCAGCCCGTGATGCTTGCGCTGGCGTGGCCGTACGATCCCTCCCTGCAGTTTGACGTCTGGCGTTACTTCACCCACACGCTGATGCACTTCTCGGTGATGCATATTCTCTTCAACCTGCTGTGGTGGTGGTACCTCGGCGGTATCGTTGAGAAGCGACTGGGCAGCGGCAAGCTGATTGTGCTTACCGTGATTAGCGCCCTGCTGAGCGGCTATGTGCAGCATAAATTCAGCGGGCCATGGTTCGGCGGCCTGTCCGGCGTGGTCTACGCCCTGATGGGGTACGTCTGGCTCAGGGGCGAGCGCGATCCGGACAGCGGCATCTATCTGCAGCGCGGATTAATCGCCTTTGCGTTAATATGGCTTATTGCCGGATGGTTTGATCTGTTTGGTATGTCCATTGCCAACGGTGCCCACGTCACCGGTCTGGCCGTCGGGCTAGCGATGGCCTTCGCCGACACGCTCCATGCGCGAAAACGAACATAA
- a CDS encoding DeoR/GlpR family transcriptional regulator, translated as MKQTQRHDAIIELVKKQGYVSTEELVEQFAVSPQTIRRDLNDLADQSRILRHHGGAALPSSSVNTSWHDRKATQTAEKERIARKVASQIPNGATLFIDIGTTPEAVAHALLQHENLRVVTNNLNVANTLMQKDDFRIILAGGELRSRDGGIIGEATLDFISQFRLDFGILGISGIDSDGSLLEFDYHEVRTKRAIIENSRHVMLVADHSKFGRNAMVNMGSISMVNALYTDVMPPAGVLQVIKDNNLQLELC; from the coding sequence ATGAAACAAACGCAGCGTCATGACGCCATTATCGAACTGGTAAAAAAACAGGGATACGTCAGTACCGAAGAGCTGGTGGAGCAGTTTGCCGTCAGCCCGCAAACCATTCGTCGCGATTTAAACGACCTGGCCGATCAAAGCCGTATTCTGCGCCATCACGGTGGGGCGGCGCTGCCGTCCAGCTCGGTGAACACCTCCTGGCACGACCGTAAGGCGACACAAACGGCGGAGAAAGAGCGCATTGCGCGTAAGGTCGCCAGCCAGATCCCCAACGGCGCGACGCTGTTTATTGATATCGGTACCACGCCAGAGGCGGTTGCGCACGCGCTGCTGCAACACGAGAACCTGCGCGTGGTCACCAACAACCTGAACGTCGCCAATACCCTGATGCAGAAAGATGATTTCCGCATCATTCTTGCGGGTGGCGAACTGCGCAGCCGCGATGGCGGGATCATCGGCGAAGCGACGCTCGATTTCATCTCTCAGTTCCGCCTCGATTTCGGCATTCTGGGGATCAGCGGTATCGACAGCGACGGCTCGCTGCTGGAGTTTGATTACCACGAAGTTCGCACCAAGCGTGCGATCATTGAGAATTCACGCCACGTGATGCTGGTGGCGGACCACTCCAAGTTTGGCCGAAACGCGATGGTGAATATGGGCAGCATCAGCATGGTCAACGCGCTTTACACCGACGTGATGCCCCCGGCGGGCGTGTTGCAGGTGATTAAAGATAATAATTTGCAGTTAGAGTTGTGTTGA
- the glpE gene encoding thiosulfate sulfurtransferase GlpE, with protein sequence MDQFECINVEEAHQKMHQGKAVLVDIRDPQSFAMGHTPGAFHLTNDTLGAFMRDNDFETPVMVMCYHGNSSKGAAQYLLQQGYDAVYSVDGGFDAWHRHFPAEVEYAFER encoded by the coding sequence ATGGATCAGTTTGAATGTATTAACGTAGAAGAAGCCCACCAGAAGATGCACCAGGGAAAAGCGGTGCTGGTGGACATCCGCGATCCGCAGAGCTTTGCGATGGGCCATACGCCGGGCGCGTTCCACCTCACCAACGACACGCTGGGCGCGTTTATGCGCGATAACGACTTCGAAACGCCGGTGATGGTGATGTGCTACCACGGCAACAGCAGCAAAGGCGCGGCGCAGTACCTGCTTCAGCAGGGTTACGATGCGGTGTACAGCGTTGATGGCGGCTTCGATGCCTGGCATCGCCATTTCCCGGCAGAAGTTGAGTACGCGTTTGAGCGCTGA
- the malT gene encoding HTH-type transcriptional regulator MalT, giving the protein MLIPSKLSRPVRLDHTVVRERLLAKLSGAHNFRLALVTSPAGYGKTTLISQWAAGKSDLGWYSLDEGDNQQERFASYLIAALQQATNGHCVASEVMVQKRQYASLSSLFSQLFIELAEWHRPLYVVIDDYHLITNPVIHESMRFFLRHQPENLTLVVLSRNLPQLGIANLRVRDQLLEVGSQQLAFTHQEAKQFFDCRLTSPIEASESSRLCDDVAGWATALQLIALSARQNNSPTHQSARRLAGINASHLSDYLVDEVLDSVDPSTRNFLLKSSLLRSMNDALIMRVTGTENGQLQLEEIERQGLFLTRMDDPGEWFSYHPLFGSFLRQRCQWELAAELPQIHRAAAESWMAQGFPSEAIHHALAAGDANMLRDILLNHAWGLFNHSELTLLEESLKALPWESLLENPRLVLLQAWLMQSQHRYSEVNTLLARAEQEMESEMDATLHGEFNALRAQVAINDGDPEEAERLAMVALDELPLANFYSRIVATSVHGEVLHCKGDLTRSLSLMQQTEQMARRHDVWHYALWSLIQQSEILFAQGFLQAAWENQEKAFQLIREQHLEQLPMHEFLLRIRAQLLWAWSRLDEAESAARQGVNVLSSFQPQQQLQCLALLVQCSLARGDLDNARNHLNRLENLLGNGQYHSDWVSNADKVRVIYWQMTGDKKSAANWLRHTPKPEFANNHFLQSQWRNIARVQILLGEFEPAEIVLEELNENARSLRLMSDLNRNLLLLNQLYWQAGRKNDAQRVLLEALQLANRTGFISHFVIEGEVMAQQLRQLIQLNTLPELDQHRAQRILREINQHHRHKFAHFDENFVERLLNHPEVPELIRTSPLTQREWQVLGLIYSGYSNEQIAGELAVAATTIKTHIRNLYQKLGVAHRQDAVQHAQQLLKMMGYGV; this is encoded by the coding sequence ATGTTGATTCCGTCCAAATTAAGTCGCCCGGTTCGCCTCGACCACACGGTGGTCCGCGAGCGTCTGCTGGCTAAACTTTCCGGCGCGCATAATTTCCGACTGGCGCTGGTGACGAGCCCTGCAGGTTATGGAAAGACAACGCTCATTTCACAGTGGGCGGCGGGCAAAAGCGATCTCGGCTGGTACTCCCTTGATGAGGGCGATAACCAGCAGGAGCGTTTTGCCAGTTATTTAATTGCTGCCCTTCAGCAGGCCACCAACGGCCACTGCGTAGCCAGCGAAGTGATGGTGCAAAAACGCCAGTACGCCAGCCTGTCTTCCCTTTTCTCACAGCTCTTTATTGAACTGGCCGAATGGCATCGTCCGCTGTACGTGGTGATTGATGATTACCATCTGATCACCAACCCGGTTATTCATGAGTCGATGCGCTTTTTCCTGCGCCATCAGCCGGAAAATCTCACCCTGGTGGTGCTGTCGCGCAATTTACCGCAGCTCGGCATCGCAAACCTGCGCGTGCGCGATCAGCTTCTCGAGGTGGGCAGCCAGCAGCTGGCCTTTACCCATCAGGAAGCCAAACAGTTCTTTGACTGCCGCCTGACCTCCCCGATTGAAGCCTCCGAGAGCAGCCGTCTGTGCGATGACGTTGCCGGCTGGGCGACCGCCCTGCAGCTCATTGCCCTCTCTGCGCGACAAAATAACAGCCCGACGCATCAGTCCGCGCGTCGTCTGGCGGGCATCAATGCCAGCCATCTGTCGGATTATCTGGTGGACGAGGTGCTGGACAGCGTTGATCCCTCTACCCGTAACTTCCTGCTCAAAAGCTCCCTGCTGCGCTCCATGAACGACGCGCTGATTATGCGCGTCACCGGCACGGAAAACGGCCAGCTTCAGCTCGAAGAGATTGAACGTCAGGGACTCTTTCTGACGCGGATGGACGATCCCGGCGAATGGTTCAGCTATCACCCGCTGTTTGGCAGCTTCCTGCGCCAGCGCTGCCAGTGGGAGCTGGCCGCCGAACTGCCGCAGATCCACCGCGCCGCCGCCGAGAGCTGGATGGCTCAGGGCTTCCCAAGCGAGGCGATCCACCATGCGCTGGCCGCCGGTGATGCCAACATGCTGCGCGATATTCTGCTCAACCATGCGTGGGGGCTGTTTAACCACAGCGAACTGACGCTGCTTGAAGAGTCGTTAAAAGCGCTGCCGTGGGAAAGCCTGCTGGAAAACCCGCGTCTGGTGCTGCTGCAGGCCTGGCTGATGCAGAGCCAGCATCGCTACAGCGAAGTGAATACGCTGCTGGCGCGCGCCGAGCAGGAGATGGAAAGCGAGATGGACGCCACCCTGCACGGCGAGTTCAACGCGCTGCGCGCCCAGGTGGCTATCAACGATGGCGACCCGGAAGAGGCCGAACGTCTGGCGATGGTCGCGCTGGACGAACTGCCGCTGGCGAACTTCTACAGCCGCATTGTGGCGACCTCGGTACACGGGGAAGTGCTGCACTGCAAGGGCGACCTGACGCGCTCGCTGTCACTGATGCAGCAAACCGAACAGATGGCGCGCCGCCATGACGTGTGGCATTACGCGCTGTGGAGCCTGATCCAGCAAAGCGAGATTTTATTCGCGCAGGGGTTCCTGCAGGCCGCCTGGGAGAACCAGGAAAAAGCCTTCCAGCTTATTCGTGAGCAGCATCTGGAACAGCTGCCGATGCACGAGTTCCTGCTGCGCATTCGCGCTCAGCTGCTGTGGGCGTGGTCGCGTCTGGACGAGGCAGAAAGCGCCGCGCGTCAGGGCGTGAACGTGCTATCCAGCTTCCAGCCGCAGCAGCAGCTGCAATGCCTGGCGCTGCTGGTGCAATGCTCGCTGGCGCGCGGGGATTTGGACAATGCGCGCAACCATCTTAACCGCCTGGAAAACCTGCTCGGCAACGGCCAGTACCACAGCGACTGGGTTTCCAACGCCGATAAGGTCCGGGTGATTTACTGGCAGATGACCGGCGACAAAAAATCCGCCGCCAACTGGCTGCGCCACACGCCGAAACCTGAATTTGCTAATAACCACTTCCTGCAAAGCCAGTGGCGAAACATTGCCCGCGTGCAGATCCTGCTCGGTGAATTTGAGCCTGCCGAAATTGTGCTGGAAGAGTTGAACGAAAACGCCCGCAGCCTGCGCCTGATGAGCGATCTGAACCGTAACCTGCTGCTGCTCAACCAGCTTTACTGGCAGGCGGGTCGCAAAAACGACGCGCAGCGCGTGCTGCTGGAAGCGCTGCAGCTGGCTAACCGCACCGGGTTTATCAGCCACTTTGTGATTGAGGGTGAAGTGATGGCGCAACAGCTGCGCCAGCTGATTCAGCTCAACACGCTGCCGGAGCTGGACCAGCACCGCGCCCAGCGCATTCTGCGTGAGATTAATCAGCATCATCGGCACAAGTTCGCCCATTTTGACGAGAATTTCGTCGAACGTTTGCTGAACCACCCTGAAGTGCCGGAACTTATCCGCACCAGTCCGCTCACCCAGCGTGAATGGCAGGTGCTGGGGCTGATCTATTCAGGGTACAGCAATGAGCAGATTGCCGGCGAGCTGGCCGTAGCGGCGACGACCATTAAGACGCACATCCGTAATCTGTATCAGAAGCTCGGCGTGGCGCATCGTCAGGATGCGGTGCAGCATGCGCAGCAGCTGCTGAAGATGATGGGGTACGGTGTGTAA